The Cardinium endosymbiont of Culicoides punctatus genome segment CGAACGCTTTCTTCCATCATACGAAATTGCTCAAGTATTTTTGAAATGCCTTTTCCAGGAGAAGCGTTTGCTTGCTTTTCATAATCTGTTAACTTATATTCCTGAATAGCTAGAGACAGCTCTTCTATTTTTCCAAGCAAAACACTATCTAGATAGAACATATCATTTTTCTCGAAGACTTGATTGTCGTTTTTGCTACACCCAATAAAGAGTAAAATGGCAGTAAATAATAAAACGTAACATCTAAGGACAGCTAACCATTGTCGTATAGGATACTGTTTTTGAATAGAAATACTTTCCTTTTTAGTTTGATTCATAAAATGACAAATGCTTACTACTATACTTGATGGTGGTTTAAATATATGATGGAACAAATACGAAAAAATTATCCCACACTACCTTCCAAAGTTATGGCCAGGAGCTTTTGCGCTTCTACAGCAAACTCCATAGGTAGTTGTCTTAATACCTCTTTACAATATCCATTTACAATAAGTGCAATAGCATGTTCATTATCAATACCACGTTGATTGCAGTAAAAAATTTGGTCCTCACTAATTTTAGAAGTAGTTGCTTCGTGTGCTACTTGTCCTGTCGCATTTTTTACTTCTATATAAGGGAACGTATGTGCCCCACAGCTATTCCCAATCAGTAAAGAATCACATTGGGAATAATTAGAAGCGTTTGTTGCATCAGCAGTAATTTTAACCAAACCCCTGTAGCTATTGTTTGAATAGCCAGCAGCAATACCCTTGGCTACGATTCTACTTTTGGTATTTTTACCTAAATGGATCATCTTAGTTCCTGTATCTGCTTGTTGTTTATTTTTTGTCACAGCTACAGAATAAAATTCTCCTATAGAATGATCTCCCATTAAAATACAGCTAGGGTATTTCCAAGTAATGGCCGATCCTGTTTCTACCTGGGTCCAAGATATTTTAGAATATTCTCCCGCACAGAGTCCTCTTTTGGTTACAAAGTTGTATACACCACCTATCCCATCTTTGTTTCCGGGATACCAATTTTGTACAGTAGAATACTTTACATGTGCTCCCTTTTTCGCATAAATTTCAACCACAGCAGCATGCAGTTGGTGTTCATCACGCATAGGAGCGGTACATCCCTCTAGATAACTAACATAGGTGTCTTCTTCGGCAATAATTAGCGTACGTTCAAATTGACCTGTATTATTGGCATTTATACGAAAGTAAGTGGAAAGCTCCATGGGGCAATGTACACCTTTTGGAATGTAACAAAATGAGCCATCGCTAAAAACTGCGGTATTTAATGTCGCAAAGTAGTTATCCGTCATTGGTACGACCTTTCCTATATATTGTTGTACCAGTTCAGGATATTTTTGAACAGCTTCGCTAAAGGAGCAAAATATAATGCCTAATTTATGTAACGTTTCCTTAAAGGTGGTCGCAACAGAGACACTATCTAGTACTATATCCATAGCTACTCCTGTGAGTCTTTTCTGTTCTTCCAAAGAAATACCTAAACGCTTGAGGGTAGCTAAAAGTTCTGGATCTGCCTCATCCAAACTATTTAATTGCACCTTTTGCTTAGGTGCAGCGTAATAAATGATATCTTGATAATTTATGGGTGGATAGGATACTTTCGCCCAAACAGGTTCTTTTAATTTGGCTAGATGGTGGAAGGCTTGCAGGCGACGTTTTAGAAGCCAGTTTGGTTCTTGCTTTTTTTCAGAAATCAGTCTAATCGTTGCTTCTGTTAACCCTTTTGGAATCGCATCTACGGGGATATTACTTTCAAATCCATATTGATAATCGGAGGATGTTATTTCTTCTAAAATATTTTGTTCTTTTTTTACCATAGTTCTATATAAAAAACGGTGGTAGCTTAAATATATGATGTCATAATCCATTGACATTGAGTATTTTCAATTTTTTTCGATAAAAAAAACGGTTCATTTTTCTCAAATGAATATATCATAGAAAAGTGTCCTCAATGTCTGACTGATGTAAATGTAGTAAAAAATGGCTTTAATAAAGACCATCACTAGATTATTCAGGCACTAAAAAACGCATAGGAAAGAATAGATTAAGCATTCGTATCATATACTTCAACAACCACTGTCTTTTTTATGATTATAATCTACTCTTTTCCAATTATCACATACAATAGCTGTTGCCATAGCTGCATTTAACGATTCGGCACTACTATATCCAGGAATGGAAACAGAGTGCGTAAGATTTTTTTTAATTTCATCTTGGATTCCACTAGATTCATTCCCTATTACCAAAATTCCTCTATCTGGAAATGAAAAGTTATGCACATTTTCTCCTCCCAACATAGCACCTATAATAGGGAGCTTGCTTTCTGCTAAATAGTTTGACAAGTCTACATAGTGTATATTGACTTTCATAAAAGATCCCATACTTGCTTGTAGAACTTTAGGGTTGTACAACGCTACTGTAGATTGAGAACAAAGTAGGGTGGATATGCCGTACCAATCTGCTATTCGAATAATAGTACCTAAATTCCCCGGATCCCTAATATTATCTAATGCCAGTGTAATGCCAGTAGAGTATATAATTGGTTGATTTTGTTTAGGCATCGAAACTACAGCAAGTATATCCTGATTGTTAGTAAAAGAACCCAATTGAGAGAGCTCTACGTTACTTACTTCAAAAATTTCTATTGGCTTTTCATAGCCAATAAAAAAATCTGGATTTGCTTTAAAAAAAGAAACAGTGCCAACTATAAATTTTATTTCGTAATCTGAGGTAAGGAGTAAATGAATACTTTTTTTCCCCTCTAAAATAAAAGCAGTCTTTTCTAGACGATATTTTTTCAGGGCTAATTGGCGGATATATTTTGCTTTAAGTTTACTTAACTTTGGATACATAATAAAAAATCATGAGAGGATGGTTTATATTTTAGAAATTTCATGGCTTATCCATATGTAGTGAACAACTCTAAGCAGATTGTTTGATAGATTTAGCCGGATTTCCTAGTAATATATCATCTTTTTTTACATTTCCTAAAACAACAGAGCCTGCACCAATACTTGCACCTTTTTGGATAGTAACTCCAGAGATAATGGTTGCTCCAATGCCAATATATACACCTTCTTCTATAATCACATTGTCTCCAATAACGCTCCCAGCTCCTATTTGGACTAAATTATGTATTTGTGTTTGGTAATCAATAATTACACCATTGTTCAGTATGCAATGATTACCTATATTCACTTCTGGTGCTAGACAAACTTGGGCACCTATATAATTACCTTGACCTAACTGGATATGTTCTGCAACAATAGCAGTAGGATGAACGGCAGAGATGGAATTGTCTTTATGGTGTGCATGTAGAAAGTTTAAGATACTTTTCCTTTTTGCTATATTTCCATATGCAATAAACGAAGCACATTCTTCATCGAGTAATTCAAGAAATTTATGGTCATCTGTAGCACCTAAAATAGGCACTCCATAGATCTCTCTGTTATGCCAGGTTTTATCATCTTCAAGAATACCATAAACGATCAAATTGTTTTTTTGAAAAATATCTAAAGCCCCTTTTGTAAAAGTGCATACGCTAAAAATGATTACTCCTTTAGACATGGTATTTCCAATTATGTAGTATTAAATTTTCCTATTTTTTGCAAGTTGCATATATACATTGTTTTCGAACCTATTTTAGTTCTATCACATTAGTCTACAAACTTACCCCATTTTTCCTCTATTTGCTGCAAAGCTTGTTGCGCCGCCATTTGTTCAGCATTTTTTTTAGTTCTCCCAGTACCCTCAGCTATAACCTTATTTTCCATGCGTATTTGGATGGTAAATTCTCTATAACGATTATATTCTTTTTCTGATAATAGATTAAAAAATATTTGAACATGATTTTTATGAGCCCATTTAATAATTTTACTTTTAAAGTTTTGATCATTCTCTACAAGATCTTTTAGACTTATATAGTTACCTATGAGTCGCTCAGTAATGATTTTTTTGCAATGTTCATATCCATGGTCCAAATATATTGCACCAATCAATGCCTCCAATGCGTTGCCATAGATGTTTCTACTACCTGCTCTTTTTACCACATTAGAACGGTAGTGTAATACCTTATCTAAATGAATTTTTCTCGCCAGTTCATTTAGAGCGCTTCTATTAACGAGCCTAGACCTTATTTCTGTCAGAAAACCTTCTTCTTTTAAAGGATATTTCTTAAAGAGAAAATCTGCTACTGCCAAAGATAGTACAGCATCCCCTAAAAACTCAAGTCGTTCATTAGAGGGAGGATCCTCTTTATCTTTTGTAAAACTATGTTGTAACGCAATTTTATATAATGAGATATTTGAAGGAATCCTACCCGTAACTGTTCTTACAAAGGTTAGTAATTGCTGCGTAGCAGCATCTTTTTTTATAAAAAAAAACTTTATTATGTTTAGGATTCGTCCCATCTTTTAAAGATAACGGAAGCATTATGTCCACCAAAGCCAAAAGCATTATTTTGCGCAAAAAATAGAGAACGGGTTTCGGCCTTGTTTAAAGTTAGGTTAATATTCGGATCTATATTTTCATCTACTACTTTATGATTAATTGTTGGTGGTACCACTTGGTATTGCAATGCTAAAATAGTAGCAATGGACTCAATCGCTCCAGCAGCACCTAGGAGGTGTCCTGTCATTGACTTTGTAGAACTGATATTGAGCTTATGCATATGACACCCAAAAACACGTTGGATAGCATTTAACTCATTAATATCTCCTAGGGGGGTACTTGTTCCATGGGCATTGATATAATCAATACTATCTGGAGAAAGCTTTGCATGATCTAATGCACGCTGTAGGGCTAAAACAACACCATCCATATCTGGTGCTGTAATATGATATGCATCTGCAGACATACCTACACCAACTACTTCTGCATAAATCTTGACACCTCTTTTTTTCGCATGTTCGTAGGATTCAAGTATCAAAGCACCTGCTCCTTCTCCCATTACAAAGCCATCTCTTGTTTTGTCAAAAGGGCGAGAGGCAGTCATATAGTCCTCATTATTTTGAGATAGGGCTTTTAATGCATTAAATCCTCCAATACCTACTTGGATAATAGGCGCTTCTGAACCTCCCGCTACAATTACATCTGCATCCCCTAATTTAATAAGTTGATAACCTGCTATTAAAGCATTTATAGAAGAGGCACATGCAGATACTGTAGCAAAGTTTGGTCCTTTAAATCCATATTTGATGGAAAGGTGACCAGAGGGTATATCTGGAATGATTTTAGGAATGAAGAAAGGATTTATCTTCGGTTCCATCTCATTCTTTACAAGGTCTAAAACCGTTGTTTCTGTTGTCCCCAATCCACCTATACCAGATCCCCATATTACGCCAACACGTTCCTTATTTACCAATTGATTCGTTAGTTGGGCGTCTTGGATAGCCTCATCACCAGCTACAATGGCATATTGGGAAAATGGATCCATGCGTCTAGCATCTTTAGGAGAGAAGTAATTACTTGGAGAATACCCCTTTAATTCACAAGCAAACTTGGTTTTATGTTTAGAAGTATCAAATTTGGTTATAAGCCCTGCACCACTTTTACCTTGGACAAGACTTTCCCAATACTCCTTCACATTGTTCCCAATTGGCGTAAGTGTTCCTAATCCTGTAATAACTACTCTTGCAGATGACATTTTTACCCAAAAGGTTTGTTAAAAACTATCCTTTGTGTTGAGATAGATGGTTTTCTAAAAATTCTATCACACTACCCACTGTTTGCAGTGTTGAAGCTTGATCATCTCCAATCTTTAAATCAAATTCTTTTTCAAATTCCAGTACCAATTCTACGCGATCTAGAGAATCAGCTCCTAGATCATTTACAAAATGAGCAGTAGGCACGACTTCTTCAGCTGAAACATTCAGTTTATCAATTACAATAGCCTTTACTTTAGACTTAATATCTTCACTATTCATTTAAATAACGGTTCTAATTTTTTATTGAAAATTTTTAAAGAGTACATAAGCATTTTAAGAAAAATGCTTATGTACTAACGCTTGATTAGCTCTTCATATAGAGCTATTAAGCATATTAATTATTTTTTGATATTTTTTGCCTCTTTCCAAGCTAAAAATTTCTTATCTGCTTCTTCTTGGGTTATTGCTCCCTTTATTACACCTATTTGGAGATGTTTTTTTAGCATAATTCCTTGATTAGACAAAATATTTTTTACTGTGTCAGTAGGTTGTGCTCCTTGAAAAAGCCACTTTAAGGCACTTTCTTCATCTAACTTAACGGTTGAAGGAGATGTATTTGGATTATAGTTGCCAATTTTTTTTATAAAACGACCATCTCTTGGCGATCTTGAATCTGCCACAACGATATCATACTCTGCGAAATGTCTTCTTCCACGCCTCGCTAATCTTATTTTTACTGCCATAGTGCTACCTTTTTAACGAATCTCGTTCGCGAGTATTACTTTTTTATATGTTATAATATTACTTATTTCTTCCTTCTCAGATGGAAAAGGGAGTGTAGCCATCTCTTAATTAAATGGTATCGACACACACCATAGACCGCTCTTTCTTCTTTCTAAAAACAACCATACCATCTACTAAAGCAAATAGTGTATGGTCTTTTCCCAACCCAACATTTTTCCCAGGATGATGATGGGTACCCCTTTGTCTAACAATAATATTCCCAGCTATTACCTGTTCTCCTCCATGTTTTTTTATGCCGAGTCGTTTACTCTCTGAGTCTCTCCCGTTCCGGGAACTACCGGCTCCCTTCTTATGTGCCATGTTTTTACGTTACTTTACAATATCTTCTATAATAATTTGCGTATGGTCTTGACGATGTCCTCGTTTAACCCTATAACCCTTCCGTCTCTTTTTCTTAAAGACAATAACTTTGTCTCCTTTGGTATGATCCAATACCTTAGCAGTAATGGTTACCCCATCTAACATAGGCTTGCCAACAGCAATAGCTCCTTGTTCGTCACCTAGTAGCAAAACTTTATCAAAGGTAAGGGCATCTCCTACCTCGTTCTGCAACTTAGGCGTATAGAGTTTCTGCTTTTTGGAAACTTTAAATTGCTTACCAGCTATTTCTACAATTGCATACATATATTTTCTTAGACTAAAAAATAATCTTTCTCAAAAAGGAAAAGAATAGACATCAACGA includes the following:
- the sufB gene encoding Fe-S cluster assembly protein SufB; this translates as MVKKEQNILEEITSSDYQYGFESNIPVDAIPKGLTEATIRLISEKKQEPNWLLKRRLQAFHHLAKLKEPVWAKVSYPPINYQDIIYYAAPKQKVQLNSLDEADPELLATLKRLGISLEEQKRLTGVAMDIVLDSVSVATTFKETLHKLGIIFCSFSEAVQKYPELVQQYIGKVVPMTDNYFATLNTAVFSDGSFCYIPKGVHCPMELSTYFRINANNTGQFERTLIIAEEDTYVSYLEGCTAPMRDEHQLHAAVVEIYAKKGAHVKYSTVQNWYPGNKDGIGGVYNFVTKRGLCAGEYSKISWTQVETGSAITWKYPSCILMGDHSIGEFYSVAVTKNKQQADTGTKMIHLGKNTKSRIVAKGIAAGYSNNSYRGLVKITADATNASNYSQCDSLLIGNSCGAHTFPYIEVKNATGQVAHEATTSKISEDQIFYCNQRGIDNEHAIALIVNGYCKEVLRQLPMEFAVEAQKLLAITLEGSVG
- a CDS encoding RNA methyltransferase; its protein translation is MYPKLSKLKAKYIRQLALKKYRLEKTAFILEGKKSIHLLLTSDYEIKFIVGTVSFFKANPDFFIGYEKPIEIFEVSNVELSQLGSFTNNQDILAVVSMPKQNQPIIYSTGITLALDNIRDPGNLGTIIRIADWYGISTLLCSQSTVALYNPKVLQASMGSFMKVNIHYVDLSNYLAESKLPIIGAMLGGENVHNFSFPDRGILVIGNESSGIQDEIKKNLTHSVSIPGYSSAESLNAAMATAIVCDNWKRVDYNHKKDSGC
- a CDS encoding NeuD/PglB/VioB family sugar acetyltransferase is translated as MSKGVIIFSVCTFTKGALDIFQKNNLIVYGILEDDKTWHNREIYGVPILGATDDHKFLELLDEECASFIAYGNIAKRKSILNFLHAHHKDNSISAVHPTAIVAEHIQLGQGNYIGAQVCLAPEVNIGNHCILNNGVIIDYQTQIHNLVQIGAGSVIGDNVIIEEGVYIGIGATIISGVTIQKGASIGAGSVVLGNVKKDDILLGNPAKSIKQSA
- the rnc gene encoding ribonuclease III, with the translated sequence MGRILNIIKFFFIKKDAATQQLLTFVRTVTGRIPSNISLYKIALQHSFTKDKEDPPSNERLEFLGDAVLSLAVADFLFKKYPLKEEGFLTEIRSRLVNRSALNELARKIHLDKVLHYRSNVVKRAGSRNIYGNALEALIGAIYLDHGYEHCKKIITERLIGNYISLKDLVENDQNFKSKIIKWAHKNHVQIFFNLLSEKEYNRYREFTIQIRMENKVIAEGTGRTKKNAEQMAAQQALQQIEEKWGKFVD
- the fabF gene encoding beta-ketoacyl-ACP synthase II, which gives rise to MSSARVVITGLGTLTPIGNNVKEYWESLVQGKSGAGLITKFDTSKHKTKFACELKGYSPSNYFSPKDARRMDPFSQYAIVAGDEAIQDAQLTNQLVNKERVGVIWGSGIGGLGTTETTVLDLVKNEMEPKINPFFIPKIIPDIPSGHLSIKYGFKGPNFATVSACASSINALIAGYQLIKLGDADVIVAGGSEAPIIQVGIGGFNALKALSQNNEDYMTASRPFDKTRDGFVMGEGAGALILESYEHAKKRGVKIYAEVVGVGMSADAYHITAPDMDGVVLALQRALDHAKLSPDSIDYINAHGTSTPLGDINELNAIQRVFGCHMHKLNISSTKSMTGHLLGAAGAIESIATILALQYQVVPPTINHKVVDENIDPNINLTLNKAETRSLFFAQNNAFGFGGHNASVIFKRWDES
- a CDS encoding acyl carrier protein; the protein is MNSEDIKSKVKAIVIDKLNVSAEEVVPTAHFVNDLGADSLDRVELVLEFEKEFDLKIGDDQASTLQTVGSVIEFLENHLSQHKG
- the rpsP gene encoding 30S ribosomal protein S16, yielding MAVKIRLARRGRRHFAEYDIVVADSRSPRDGRFIKKIGNYNPNTSPSTVKLDEESALKWLFQGAQPTDTVKNILSNQGIMLKKHLQIGVIKGAITQEEADKKFLAWKEAKNIKK
- the rpmA gene encoding 50S ribosomal protein L27 codes for the protein MAHKKGAGSSRNGRDSESKRLGIKKHGGEQVIAGNIIVRQRGTHHHPGKNVGLGKDHTLFALVDGMVVFRKKKERSMVCVDTI
- the rplU gene encoding 50S ribosomal protein L21, with translation MYAIVEIAGKQFKVSKKQKLYTPKLQNEVGDALTFDKVLLLGDEQGAIAVGKPMLDGVTITAKVLDHTKGDKVIVFKKKRRKGYRVKRGHRQDHTQIIIEDIVK